One Hugenholtzia roseola DSM 9546 genomic window carries:
- a CDS encoding methyltransferase family protein — MALQEEMETQGNFLFRYRSHLPLLIMVVGIIVFIYEKVYQRTYASTDPFSILPPDSIPYLSLFVSLLGLGIRIYTVGHTPKNTSGRNTAEGQVAEQLNSTGIYSMVRHPLYLGNFFMWLGAAILVANFWFVVSFVFVYWVYYERIMFAEEQFLRRKFGTSYTDWAAQTPAFVPQFGNFKKAKYPFSIKKVLKKEKNGIWAIFIIIAFFEYLARYLESRTLSLQYDVWTYALIGSTIFYFVFKFLKKYTQVLNEDGR; from the coding sequence ATGGCTTTACAAGAAGAAATGGAAACGCAAGGGAATTTCCTCTTTCGTTACCGCAGTCATCTGCCCTTACTGATTATGGTTGTGGGTATTATTGTTTTTATATACGAAAAAGTATATCAAAGAACGTATGCTTCTACCGACCCATTCTCTATCCTTCCTCCCGATTCGATTCCCTACCTAAGTTTGTTTGTATCGCTCTTGGGCTTAGGAATCCGCATTTACACTGTGGGACACACGCCCAAAAATACCTCTGGACGCAATACCGCCGAAGGGCAAGTAGCCGAACAACTCAACAGCACAGGCATCTACTCTATGGTGCGTCATCCGCTTTATTTAGGCAACTTCTTTATGTGGCTTGGCGCAGCCATTTTGGTAGCGAACTTCTGGTTTGTGGTGAGCTTTGTTTTTGTGTATTGGGTTTATTATGAGCGCATTATGTTTGCCGAAGAACAGTTTTTGCGCCGCAAGTTTGGTACAAGCTACACCGATTGGGCAGCACAGACTCCTGCTTTTGTGCCACAGTTTGGCAACTTCAAAAAGGCAAAATATCCTTTTAGTATCAAAAAAGTGTTGAAAAAAGAAAAGAACGGCATTTGGGCTATTTTTATCATCATTGCCTTTTTTGAATACTTAGCGCGTTATCTCGAATCGCGCACCCTTAGCCTGCAATATGACGTATGGACTTACGCGCTTATAGGTAGCACTATTTTTTATTTTGTGTTTAAATTTTTGAAAAAATATACGCAGGTTTTGAATGAAGATGGACGCTAA
- a CDS encoding transposase family protein yields KCILLTDLGFYGWKLPQTTLIMPHKKPKNKELTKIQKVQNRLQSKERVRIENAFAHLKALRIVKERIRTYIDKTKETVFTIAVALYNFRKTFALKRKVIRL; encoded by the coding sequence AAAAGTGTATTTTATTAACAGATTTAGGGTTTTATGGCTGGAAACTTCCACAAACAACACTTATTATGCCCCACAAGAAGCCCAAAAATAAGGAACTTACCAAAATACAAAAAGTTCAAAATAGACTACAAAGTAAAGAAAGAGTAAGAATAGAAAATGCGTTTGCACACCTAAAAGCATTACGAATTGTCAAAGAACGAATCAGAACTTACATAGACAAAACAAAAGAAACCGTATTCACCATAGCCGTAGCACTATACAATTTCAGGAAAACTTTTGCCCTAAAAAGAAAAGTCATACGGCTATAA
- a CDS encoding trypsin-like serine protease, with product MHHFHSFFQKLFLFALLFTFGMAKIKAQDAPKTKKATVQLSKQQRFYANRLREALRQKQQADLAQFRAQALAQKQARNPFELPDDPSRIVGGRDAQAAEVPWQVALVGNGASNNYQAQFCGGTIIDPIWVLTAAHCLEGTNPQDIKIVAGVVSLTQDSGQERTVTQIIIHPNYNAATSENDIALLRLSSPLDLTDPNVMAVRYATPADSNAGLTDAGVMATISGWGNQSSTGQVSTPILQVAEVPIVSNQDANIAYQGAITEVMLAAGFLEEGGVDSCQGDSGGPLVVEDGAGNWIVAGVVSFGEGCALPDFPGIYARVSMFANWIAENLNSNPTTNNNLDLALLNVVDNLPFGGSFATCQGTLPELNAAVVVFNKGRNPITSATLSVRLGQTESSLSEVINRQVTFSPALEQGASVVVDLGVLGLSMGDNFAEMEIFAPNGSADQASQDNLLTKAYPVLEGYLVSVTFTFDRNGAGQNIWGIRDENTGEIVYVSNNSEPYNQTSGSITETVCLPAGDYGVYLFDFNGDGFQSSTAALQLSVPTQNGLLEIIRFTGSEFGSQAAGFFSLPFSGTLAADLAFASDALYACQESISVGVLLNNVGSLPIQSARIRVGENNYDFTNLFISSGNAQVLTIENVAATLPVQTISATLLQLNGTDVETDAATTTQVLRLAKPLELGVRLNADDYPEESGMLIFRALSGGEETPWATLTNFVEANAANERAVCIEEGTYRLMLFDSFQDGIESNNPLELFLPDAEKSVFARITEGSFEASTEISFKMLNTPSNLRFGAGNVLTWEDNAALESGYVVERSTQADRNFAPIATLAANTTTYTDANAPTGRLFYRVRATGENALSMPSNASENTVTGLANEKYAQLVSLFPNPTQDQVTIRLPEATVLEVQGAILTDLVGKTHFSFQVQELKQTLAIKGLEAGLYLLQIQTDKGLIVKKLMIQ from the coding sequence ATGCACCATTTTCACTCTTTTTTCCAAAAACTTTTTCTCTTTGCCTTACTTTTTACCTTCGGTATGGCAAAAATAAAAGCCCAAGACGCGCCCAAAACGAAAAAGGCTACTGTTCAGCTTTCGAAGCAGCAGCGTTTTTATGCAAACCGTTTGAGAGAGGCTTTGCGGCAAAAACAGCAAGCCGACCTCGCCCAATTTCGCGCCCAAGCTTTGGCGCAAAAGCAAGCGCGAAACCCTTTTGAACTACCCGACGACCCAAGCCGAATCGTAGGCGGACGCGACGCACAGGCAGCAGAAGTGCCTTGGCAGGTTGCTTTGGTAGGAAATGGCGCAAGCAATAACTATCAGGCGCAATTTTGTGGCGGTACGATTATCGACCCAATTTGGGTGCTGACGGCGGCACACTGTTTAGAAGGTACAAATCCGCAGGACATCAAAATTGTGGCAGGCGTAGTTTCCCTTACCCAAGATAGCGGACAGGAACGCACCGTTACCCAAATCATTATACACCCTAACTACAATGCCGCTACCAGCGAAAACGACATCGCCCTATTGCGCCTAAGTAGCCCCTTAGACCTAACAGACCCCAATGTGATGGCGGTGCGCTATGCCACACCTGCCGATTCCAATGCAGGGCTTACTGATGCAGGCGTGATGGCTACCATTTCAGGTTGGGGCAATCAAAGCTCGACAGGGCAGGTTTCTACCCCTATCTTGCAAGTGGCAGAAGTGCCGATTGTGTCTAATCAAGATGCGAATATTGCCTATCAGGGTGCGATTACGGAGGTGATGTTGGCAGCAGGCTTTTTAGAAGAAGGCGGCGTAGATTCCTGCCAAGGCGATAGTGGAGGTCCCCTTGTGGTGGAAGATGGCGCAGGGAATTGGATTGTGGCAGGAGTTGTGAGTTTTGGCGAAGGCTGTGCCTTGCCCGATTTTCCCGGTATCTATGCGCGTGTTTCGATGTTTGCTAATTGGATAGCCGAAAATCTCAATAGCAATCCGACGACAAACAACAATTTAGACCTTGCCTTGCTCAATGTAGTGGATAACCTACCTTTTGGCGGCTCTTTTGCCACTTGTCAGGGTACTTTGCCCGAATTAAATGCCGCTGTGGTTGTTTTCAATAAAGGGCGCAATCCGATTACAAGCGCGACTTTGAGCGTGCGTCTGGGGCAAACCGAAAGTAGCCTTAGCGAGGTCATCAATCGCCAAGTAACTTTTAGCCCTGCCCTCGAACAAGGTGCGTCTGTGGTAGTAGATTTAGGCGTTTTGGGGCTTTCTATGGGCGACAACTTCGCAGAGATGGAAATTTTCGCGCCCAATGGCAGTGCCGACCAAGCAAGTCAGGACAATTTACTAACCAAAGCCTACCCCGTTTTGGAGGGCTATCTGGTAAGCGTAACTTTTACTTTTGATAGAAATGGCGCAGGTCAGAATATTTGGGGGATTCGCGACGAAAATACAGGTGAAATTGTCTATGTTTCTAATAATTCCGAACCCTACAACCAAACTTCGGGCAGCATTACCGAAACTGTCTGTTTGCCCGCAGGCGACTATGGCGTTTATCTCTTCGATTTCAATGGCGACGGCTTCCAAAGCTCTACTGCCGCTTTGCAACTAAGCGTTCCTACTCAAAACGGACTTTTAGAAATTATCCGATTTACGGGCAGCGAATTTGGTTCGCAGGCAGCAGGCTTCTTTTCCCTACCTTTCAGCGGAACGCTTGCCGCCGATTTAGCCTTTGCCAGTGATGCCTTGTATGCTTGTCAGGAAAGTATTAGTGTGGGCGTGTTGCTCAATAACGTTGGCTCACTACCGATTCAGTCGGCACGCATTAGGGTAGGCGAAAATAATTACGATTTTACAAATCTTTTTATTTCGAGTGGAAATGCACAGGTGCTTACGATTGAAAATGTAGCGGCTACTTTGCCCGTACAAACCATTTCCGCCACCTTGTTACAACTCAATGGCACCGATGTAGAAACTGATGCTGCGACGACTACCCAAGTTTTGCGCCTTGCCAAACCCTTGGAATTGGGAGTACGCCTCAATGCAGACGACTATCCCGAAGAGAGCGGCATGCTGATTTTTCGTGCCTTGTCGGGGGGTGAAGAAACGCCTTGGGCTACCTTGACAAACTTTGTAGAAGCCAATGCCGCCAACGAGCGTGCCGTCTGTATAGAAGAAGGCACGTATCGCCTGATGCTCTTTGATAGTTTTCAAGATGGCATAGAAAGCAATAATCCGCTTGAATTATTTTTGCCTGATGCTGAAAAAAGTGTTTTTGCTCGCATCACAGAGGGCAGTTTCGAGGCAAGTACAGAGATAAGTTTCAAAATGCTCAACACGCCTTCTAACCTTCGTTTTGGCGCAGGCAATGTGCTTACTTGGGAGGATAACGCTGCCTTAGAAAGCGGTTATGTAGTAGAGCGAAGCACGCAAGCCGACCGCAATTTTGCACCTATCGCGACGCTTGCCGCTAATACAACCACCTACACTGATGCCAACGCACCAACAGGCAGGCTTTTTTACCGCGTGCGTGCCACAGGCGAAAATGCCCTTTCGATGCCTTCTAATGCTTCTGAAAATACAGTTACAGGTTTGGCAAATGAAAAATATGCACAACTGGTGAGTCTTTTCCCAAATCCTACCCAAGACCAAGTAACCATTCGCCTTCCAGAGGCTACCGTTTTAGAGGTACAAGGTGCAATCCTAACTGATTTGGTAGGCAAGACACATTTTTCTTTCCAAGTGCAGGAATTGAAACAAACGCTTGCCATCAAAGGCTTAGAGGCGGGCTTGTATTTGCTACAAATTCAAACCGATAAAGGCTTGATTGTTAAGAAGTTGATGATACAATAA
- a CDS encoding TPM domain-containing protein has product MAYFSKQMQTDLRKAVAQIEQKSHIELVLIAKPRSATYIDAAWKVGVASAFLVFSFLMFSHWVFGDFTFYAAVVLAFGLGFVLTERIKPLHRKIVGKKAQRRQVERYARALFQKANIHETERRIGLLIFVSAFEKMVYLLPDRGAKEAIPADVWAQMQARFDAIFDAPDLEKALLEALLAFEDSFANFIPQVENDFNELDDHIEIDL; this is encoded by the coding sequence ATGGCTTATTTTTCCAAACAAATGCAAACGGATTTGCGAAAAGCCGTCGCTCAAATAGAGCAAAAATCGCACATCGAGCTGGTCTTGATTGCCAAGCCCCGCTCCGCCACCTACATAGACGCTGCATGGAAAGTAGGCGTTGCTTCGGCGTTTTTAGTTTTTTCGTTTCTGATGTTTTCGCATTGGGTCTTCGGCGATTTTACCTTCTATGCTGCTGTCGTACTTGCCTTTGGTTTGGGCTTTGTCCTGACCGAGCGCATCAAGCCCTTGCACCGAAAAATAGTAGGCAAAAAGGCACAACGCCGCCAAGTAGAACGCTATGCGCGTGCTTTGTTTCAGAAGGCAAATATTCACGAAACCGAGCGCAGAATTGGCTTGCTTATCTTTGTTTCTGCCTTCGAAAAGATGGTCTATTTGCTTCCCGATAGAGGCGCGAAGGAGGCTATCCCTGCTGATGTTTGGGCGCAGATGCAAGCGCGTTTTGATGCCATCTTTGATGCTCCCGATTTAGAAAAGGCACTGCTCGAAGCCCTGCTTGCTTTTGAAGATAGTTTTGCCAATTTTATTCCGCAGGTAGAAAACGATTTCAACGAACTCGATGACCATATCGAGATTGATTTGTAG